In a single window of the Trypanosoma brucei brucei TREU927 chromosome 6, complete sequence genome:
- a CDS encoding cysteine peptidase precursor (identical to SP:P14658: Cysteine proteinase precursor (EC 3.4.22.-). {Trypanosoma brucei brucei}), whose translation MPRTEMVRFVRLPVVLLAMAACLASVALGSLHVEESLEMRFAAFKKKYGKVYKDAKEEAFRFRAFEENMEQAKIQAAANPYATFGVTPFSDMTREEFRARYRNGASYFAAAQKRLRKTVNVTTGRAPAAVDWREKGAVTPVKDQGQCGSCWAFSTIGNIEGQWQVAGNPLVSLSEQMLVSCDTIDSGCNGGLMDNAFNWIVNSNGGNVFTEASYPYVSGNGEQPQCQMNGHEIGAAITDHVDLPQDEDAIAAYLAENGPLAIAVDATSFMDYNGGILTSCTSEQLDHGVLLVGYNDNSNPPYWIIKNSWSNMWGEDGYIRIEKGTNQCLMNQAVSSAVVGGPTPPPPPPPPSATFTQDFCEGKGCTKGCSHATFPTGECVQTTGVGSVIATCGASNLTQIIYPLSRSCSGPSVPITVPLDKCIPILIGSVEYHCSTNPPTKAARLVPHQ comes from the coding sequence ATGCCTCGAACAGAAATGGTGCGTTTTGTACGTCTCCCCGTTGTCTTGCTGGCTATGGCAGCGTGCCTTGCGTCTGTCGCACTCGGGTCGCTCCACGTGGAGGAGTCATTGGAGATGCGTTTTGCTGCGTTCAAGAAGAAGTACGGCAAGGTGTACAAGGATGCTAAGGAGGAAGCATTCCGCTTCCGTGCCTTTGAGGAGAATATGGAGCAGGCGAAGATTCAAGCTGCGGCGAACCCATACGCAACGTTTGGTGTGACACCCTTCTCGGATATGACACGTGAAGAGTTCAGGGCACGCTACCGTAACGGCGCGTCCTACTTTGCAGCTGCGCAGAAGCGGCTACGCAAGACGGTGAACGTAACCACTGGCCGTGCTCCTGCAGCTGTGGATTGGCGTGAGAAGGGAGCAGTGACCCCAGTGAAGGATCAGGGTCAGTGCGGCTCGTGCTGGGCCTTTTCAACTATCGGCAACATCGAAGGGCAGTGGCAGGTGGCAGGAAATCCTCTCGTATCCCTCTCGGAGCAGATGCTAGTGTCATGTGATACCATTGATTCAGGTTGTAATGGTGGGCTGATGGACAATGCCTTCAACTGGATAGTAAATTCAAACGGTGGAAACGTATTCACGGAGGCGAGCTATCCCTATGTTTCTGGGAATGGTGAGCAGCCACAGTGCCAGATGAATGGTCACGAGATCGGTGCTGCGATAACAGACCATGTTGACTTACCGCAGGATGAGGACGCTATCGCCGCGTATTTGGCAGAAAACGGTCCCCTTGCTATTGCCGTTGACGCCACAAGTTTTATGGACTATAACGGTGGGATTCTGACTTCATGCACCTCCGAGCAATTGGATCATGGTGTGCTCCTCGTTGGTTACAATGATAATAGCAATCCACCCTACTGGATCATCAAAAACTCGTGGAGCAACATGTGGGGCGAGGACGGCTACATCCGCATCGAGAAGGGCACAAACCAATGTCTCATGAATCAGGCCGTATCCTCCGCAGTTGTTGGAGGCcccactccaccaccaccaccgccgccgccttcAGCAACTTTTACACAGGACTTCTGCGAGGGCAAGGGTTGTACCAAAGGCTGCTCACATGCCACCTTCCCCACTGGCGAGTGCGTCCAGACTACCGGCGTCGGCTCAGTGATCGCCACATGTGGCGCAAGCAACCTTACACAAATAATCTACCCACTAAgcaggagctgcagcggtcCCTCTGTGCCGATTACTGTGCCACTGGATAAGTGCATACCCATTTTGATTGGGTCCGTTGAGTATCATTGCTCCACCAACCCACCCACTAAGGCGGCCAGGCTGGTCCCACACCAGTGA
- a CDS encoding cysteine peptidase precursor (identical to SP:P14658: Cysteine proteinase precursor (EC 3.4.22.-). {Trypanosoma brucei brucei}) — protein MPRTEMVRFVRLPVVLLAMAACLASVALGSLHVEESLEMRFAAFKKKYGKVYKDAKEEAFRFRAFEENMEQAKIQAAANPYATFGVTPFSDMTREEFRARYRNGASYFAAAQKRLRKTVNVTTGRAPAAVDWREKGAVTPVKDQGQCGSCWAFSTIGNIEGQWQVAGNPLVSLSEQMLVSCDTIDFGCGGGLMDNAFNWIVNSNGGNVFTEASYPYVSGNGEQPQCQMNGHEIGAAITDHVDLPQDEDAIAAYLAENGPLAIAVDATSFMDYNGGILTSCTSEQLDHGVLLVGYNDNSNPPYWIIKNSWSNMWGEDGYIRIEKGTNQCLMNQAVSSAVVGGPTPPPPPPPPPSATFTQDFCEGKGCTKGCSHATFPTGECVQTTGVGSVIATCGASNLTQIIYPLSRSCSGPSVPITVPLDKCIPILIGSVEYHCSTNPPTKAARLVPHQ, from the coding sequence ATGCCTCGAACAGAAATGGTGCGTTTTGTACGTCTCCCCGTTGTCTTGCTGGCTATGGCAGCGTGCCTTGCGTCTGTCGCACTCGGGTCGCTCCACGTGGAGGAGTCATTGGAGATGCGTTTTGCTGCGTTCAAGAAGAAGTACGGCAAGGTGTACAAGGATGCTAAGGAGGAAGCATTCCGCTTCCGTGCCTTTGAGGAGAATATGGAGCAGGCGAAGATTCAAGCTGCGGCGAACCCATACGCAACGTTTGGTGTGACACCCTTCTCGGATATGACACGTGAAGAGTTCAGGGCACGCTACCGTAACGGCGCGTCCTACTTTGCAGCTGCGCAGAAGCGGCTACGCAAGACGGTGAACGTAACCACTGGCCGTGCTCCTGCAGCTGTGGATTGGCGTGAGAAGGGAGCAGTGACCCCAGTGAAGGATCAGGGTCAGTGCGGCTCGTGCTGGGCCTTTTCAACTATCGGCAACATCGAAGGGCAGTGGCAGGTGGCAGGAAATCCTCTCGTATCCCTCTCGGAGCAGATGCTAGTGTCATGTGATACCATTGATTTTGGCTGTGGTGGTGGGCTGATGGACAATGCCTTCAACTGGATAGTAAATTCAAACGGTGGAAACGTATTCACGGAGGCGAGCTATCCCTATGTTTCTGGGAATGGTGAGCAGCCACAGTGCCAGATGAATGGTCACGAGATCGGTGCTGCGATAACAGACCATGTTGACTTACCGCAGGATGAGGACGCTATCGCCGCGTATTTGGCAGAAAACGGTCCCCTTGCTATTGCCGTTGACGCCACAAGTTTTATGGACTATAACGGTGGGATTCTGACTTCATGCACCTCCGAGCAACTGGATCATGGTGTGCTCCTCGTTGGTTACAATGATAATAGCAATCCACCCTACTGGATCATCAAAAACTCGTGGAGCAACATGTGGGGCGAGGACGGCTACATCCGCATCGAGAAGGGCACAAACCAATGTCTCATGAATCAGGCCGTATCCTCCGCAGTTGTTGGAGGCcccactccaccaccaccaccaccgccgccgccttcAGCAACTTTTACACAGGACTTCTGCGAGGGCAAGGGTTGTACCAAAGGCTGCTCACATGCCACCTTCCCCACTGGCGAGTGCGTCCAGACTACCGGCGTCGGCTCAGTGATCGCCACATGTGGCGCAAGCAACCTTACACAAATAATCTACCCACTAAgcaggagctgcagcggtcCCTCTGTGCCGATTACTGTGCCACTGGATAAGTGCATACCCATTTTGATTGGGTCCGTTGAGTATCATTGCTCCACCAACCCACCCACTAAGGCGGCCAGGCTGGTCCCACACCAGTGA
- a CDS encoding cysteine peptidase precursor (identical to SP:P14658: Cysteine proteinase precursor (EC 3.4.22.-). {Trypanosoma brucei brucei}) — translation MPRTEMVRFVRLPVVLLAMAACLASVALGSLHVEESLEMRFAAFKKKYGKVYKDAKEEAFRFRAFEENMEQAKIQAAANPYATFGVTPFSDMTREEFRARYRNGASYFAAAQKRLRKTVNVTTGRAPAAVDWREKGAVTPVKDQGQCGSCWAFSTIGNIEGQWQVAGNPLVSLSEQMLVSCDTIDSGCNGGLMDNAFNWIVNSNGGNVFTEASYPYVSGNGEQPQCQMNGHEIGAAITDHVDLPQDEDAIAAYLAENGPLAIAVDATSFMDYNGGILTSCTSEQLDHGVLLVGYNDNSNPPYWIIKNSWSNMWGEDGYIRIEKGTNQCLMNQAVSSAVVGGPTPPPPPPPPSATFTQDFCEGKGCTKGCSHATFPTGECVQTTGVGSVIATCGASNLTQIIYPLSRSCSGLSVPITVPLDKCIPILIGSVEYHCSTNPPTKAARLVPHQ, via the coding sequence ATGCCTCGAACAGAAATGGTGCGTTTTGTACGTCTCCCCGTTGTCTTGCTGGCTATGGCAGCGTGCCTTGCGTCTGTCGCACTCGGGTCGCTCCACGTGGAGGAGTCATTGGAGATGCGTTTTGCTGCGTTCAAGAAGAAGTACGGCAAGGTGTACAAGGATGCTAAGGAGGAAGCATTCCGCTTCCGTGCCTTTGAGGAGAATATGGAGCAGGCGAAGATTCAAGCTGCGGCGAACCCATACGCAACGTTTGGTGTGACACCCTTCTCGGATATGACACGTGAAGAGTTCAGGGCACGCTACCGTAACGGCGCGTCCTACTTTGCAGCTGCGCAGAAGCGGCTACGCAAGACGGTGAACGTAACCACTGGCCGTGCTCCTGCAGCTGTGGATTGGCGTGAGAAGGGAGCAGTGACCCCAGTGAAGGATCAGGGTCAGTGCGGCTCGTGCTGGGCCTTTTCAACTATCGGCAACATCGAAGGGCAGTGGCAGGTGGCAGGAAATCCTCTCGTATCCCTCTCGGAGCAGATGCTAGTGTCATGTGATACCATTGATTCAGGTTGTAATGGTGGGCTGATGGACAATGCCTTCAACTGGATAGTAAATTCAAACGGTGGAAACGTATTCACGGAGGCGAGCTATCCCTATGTTTCTGGGAATGGTGAGCAGCCACAGTGCCAGATGAATGGTCACGAGATCGGTGCTGCGATAACAGACCATGTTGACTTACCGCAGGATGAGGACGCTATCGCCGCGTATTTGGCAGAAAACGGTCCCCTTGCTATTGCCGTTGACGCCACAAGTTTTATGGACTATAACGGTGGGATTCTGACTTCATGCACCTCCGAGCAATTGGATCATGGTGTGCTCCTCGTTGGTTACAATGATAATAGCAATCCACCCTACTGGATCATCAAAAACTCGTGGAGCAACATGTGGGGCGAGGACGGCTACATCCGCATCGAGAAGGGCACAAACCAATGTCTCATGAATCAGGCCGTATCCTCCGCAGTTGTTGGAGGCcccactccaccaccaccaccgccgccgccttcAGCAACTTTTACACAGGACTTCTGCGAGGGCAAGGGTTGTACCAAAGGCTGCTCACATGCCACCTTCCCCACTGGCGAGTGCGTCCAGACTACCGGCGTCGGCTCAGTGATCGCCACGTGTGGCGCAAGCAACCTTACACAAATAATCTACCCACTAAgcaggagctgcagcggcCTCTCTGTGCCGATTACTGTGCCACTGGATAAGTGCATACCCATTTTGATTGGGTCCGTTGAGTATCATTGCTCCACCAACCCACCCACTAAGGCGGCCAGGCTGGTCCCACACCAGTGA
- a CDS encoding cysteine peptidase precursor (identical to SP:P14658: Cysteine proteinase precursor (EC 3.4.22.-). {Trypanosoma brucei brucei}): MPRTEMVRFVRLPVVLLAMAACLASVALGSLHVEESLEMRFAAFKKKYGKVYKDAKEEAFRFRAFEENMEQAKIQAAANPYATFGVTPFSDMTREEFRARYRNGASYFAAAQKRLRKTVNVTTGRAPAAVDWREKGAVTPVKDQGQCGSCWAFSTIGNIEGQWQVAGNPLVSLSEQMLVSCDTIDSGCNGGLMDNAFNWIVNSNGGNVFTEASYPYVSGNGEQPQCQMNGHEIGAAITDHVDLPQDEDAIAAYLAENGPLAIAVDATSFMDYNGGILTSCTSEQLDHGVLLVGYNDNSNPPYWIIKNSWSNMWGEDGYIRIEKGTNQCLMNQAVSSAVVGGPTPPPPPPPPSATFTQDFCEGKGCTKGCSHATFPTGECVQTTGVGSVIATCGASNLTQIIYPLSRSCSGPSVPITVPLDKCIPILIGSVEYHCSTNPPTKAARLVPHQ, encoded by the coding sequence ATGCCTCGAACAGAAATGGTGCGTTTTGTACGTCTCCCCGTTGTCCTGCTGGCTATGGCAGCGTGCCTTGCGTCTGTCGCACTCGGGTCGCTCCACGTGGAGGAGTCATTGGAGATGCGTTTTGCTGCGTTCAAGAAGAAGTACGGCAAGGTGTACAAGGATGCTAAGGAGGAAGCATTCCGCTTCCGTGCCTTTGAGGAGAATATGGAGCAGGCGAAGATTCAAGCTGCGGCGAACCCATACGCAACGTTTGGTGTGACACCCTTCTCGGATATGACACGTGAAGAGTTCAGGGCACGCTACCGTAACGGCGCGTCCTACTTTGCAGCTGCGCAGAAGCGGCTACGCAAGACGGTGAACGTAACCACTGGCCGTGCTCCTGCAGCTGTGGATTGGCGTGAGAAGGGAGCAGTGACCCCAGTGAAGGATCAGGGTCAGTGCGGCTCGTGCTGGGCCTTTTCAACTATCGGCAACATCGAAGGGCAGTGGCAGGTGGCAGGAAATCCTCTCGTATCCCTCTCGGAGCAGATGCTAGTGTCATGTGATACCATTGATTCAGGTTGTAATGGTGGGCTGATGGACAATGCCTTCAACTGGATAGTAAATTCAAACGGTGGAAACGTATTCACGGAGGCGAGCTATCCCTATGTTTCTGGGAATGGTGAGCAGCCACAGTGCCAGATGAATGGTCACGAGATCGGTGCTGCGATAACAGACCATGTTGACTTACCGCAGGATGAGGACGCTATCGCCGCGTATTTGGCAGAAAACGGTCCCCTTGCTATTGCCGTTGACGCCACAAGTTTTATGGACTATAACGGTGGGATTCTGACTTCATGCACCTCCGAGCAATTGGATCATGGTGTGCTCCTCGTTGGTTACAATGATAATAGCAATCCACCCTACTGGATCATCAAAAACTCGTGGAGCAACATGTGGGGCGAGGACGGCTACATCCGCATCGAGAAGGGCACAAACCAATGTCTCATGAATCAGGCCGTATCCTCCGCAGTTGTTGGAGGCcccactccaccaccaccaccgccgccgccttcAGCAACTTTTACACAGGACTTCTGCGAGGGCAAGGGTTGTACCAAAGGCTGCTCACATGCCACCTTCCCCACTGGCGAGTGCGTCCAGACTACCGGCGTCGGCTCAGTGATCGCCACATGTGGCGCAAGCAACCTTACACAAATAATCTACCCACTAAgcaggagctgcagcggtcCCTCTGTGCCGATTACTGTGCCACTGGATAAGTGCATACCCATTTTGATTGGGTCCGTTGAGTATCATTGCTCCACCAACCCACCCACTAAGGCGGCCAGGCTGGTCCCACACCAGTGA
- a CDS encoding cysteine peptidase precursor (identical to SP:P14658: Cysteine proteinase precursor (EC 3.4.22.-). {Trypanosoma brucei brucei}): protein MPRTEMVRFVRLPVVLLAMAACLASVALGSLHVEESLEMRFAAFKKKYGKVYKDAKEEAFRFRAFEENMEQAKIQAAANPYATFGVTPFSDMTREEFRARYRNGASYFAAAQKRLRKTVNVTTGRAPAAVDWREKGAVTPVKDQGQCGSCWAFSTIGNIEGQWQVAGNPLVSLSEQMLVSCDTIDSGCNGGLMDNAFNWIVNSNGGNVFTEASYPYVSGNGEQPQCQMNGHEIGAAITDHVDLPQDEDAIAAYLAENGPLAIAVDATSFMDYNGGILTSCTSEQLDHGVLLVGYNDNSNPPYWIIKNSWSNMWGEDGYIRIEKGTNQCLMNQAVSSAVVGGPTPPPPPPPPSATFTQDFCEGKGCTKGCSHATFPTGECVQTTGVGSVIATCGASNLTQIIYPLSRSCSGPSVPITVPLDKCIPILIGSVEYHCSTNPPTKAARLVPHQ, encoded by the coding sequence ATGCCTCGAACAGAAATGGTGCGTTTTGTACGTCTCCCCGTTGTCTTGCTGGCTATGGCAGCGTGCCTTGCGTCTGTCGCACTCGGGTCGCTCCACGTGGAGGAGTCATTGGAGATGCGTTTTGCTGCGTTCAAGAAGAAGTACGGCAAGGTGTACAAGGATGCTAAGGAGGAAGCATTCCGCTTCCGTGCCTTTGAGGAAAATATGGAGCAGGCGAAGATTCAAGCTGCGGCGAACCCATACGCAACGTTTGGTGTGACACCCTTCTCGGATATGACACGTGAAGAGTTCAGGGCACGCTACCGTAACGGCGCGTCCTACTTTGCAGCTGCGCAGAAGCGGCTACGCAAGACGGTGAACGTAACCACTGGCCGTGCTCCTGCAGCTGTGGATTGGCGTGAGAAGGGAGCAGTGACCCCAGTGAAGGATCAGGGTCAGTGCGGCTCGTGCTGGGCCTTTTCAACTATCGGCAACATCGAAGGGCAGTGGCAGGTGGCAGGAAATCCTCTCGTATCCCTCTCGGAGCAGATGCTAGTGTCATGTGATACCATTGATTCAGGTTGTAATGGTGGGCTGATGGACAATGCCTTCAACTGGATAGTAAATTCAAACGGTGGAAACGTATTCACGGAGGCGAGCTATCCCTATGTTTCTGGGAATGGTGAGCAGCCACAGTGCCAGATGAATGGTCACGAGATCGGTGCTGCGATAACAGACCATGTTGACTTACCGCAGGATGAGGACGCTATCGCCGCGTATTTGGCAGAAAACGGTCCCCTTGCTATTGCCGTTGACGCCACAAGTTTTATGGACTATAACGGTGGGATTCTGACTTCATGCACCTCCGAGCAACTGGATCATGGTGTGCTCCTCGTTGGTTACAATGATAATAGCAATCCACCCTACTGGATCATCAAAAACTCGTGGAGCAACATGTGGGGCGAGGACGGCTACATCCGCATCGAGAAGGGCACAAACCAATGTCTCATGAATCAGGCCGTATCCTCCGCAGTTGTTGGAGGCcccactccaccaccaccaccgccgccgccttcAGCAACTTTTACACAGGACTTCTGCGAGGGCAAGGGTTGTACCAAAGGCTGCTCACATGCCACCTTCCCCACTGGCGAGTGCGTCCAGACTACCGGCGTCGGCTCAGTGATCGCCACATGTGGCGCAAGCAACCTTACACAAATAATCTACCCACTAAgcaggagctgcagcggtcCCTCTGTGCCGATTACTGTGCCACTGGATAAGTGCATACCCATTTTGATTGGGTCCGTTGAGTATCATTGCTCCACCAACCCACCCACTAAGGCGGCCAGGCTGGTCCCACACCAGTGA